From a single Myxocyprinus asiaticus isolate MX2 ecotype Aquarium Trade chromosome 33, UBuf_Myxa_2, whole genome shotgun sequence genomic region:
- the LOC127424372 gene encoding sodium-dependent phosphate transporter 1-A-like isoform X2, protein MESTTLASLATVTMLMAATQTDMSGYLWLLILGFIIAFILAFSVGANDVANSFGTAVGSGVVTLRQACVLATIFETVGAILLGAKVSETIRSGIIDVHMYNGSEAVLMAGSISAMFGSAAWQLLASFLKLPISGTHCIVGATIGFSMVARGHQGVKWLELLRIVVSWFLSPLLSGGMSAILFYFVRKYILNKDDPVPNGLRALPVFYAVTMGINLFSIMFTGAPMLGFNRVPWWGTLLISLGCALITAGVVWFIVCPQLKKKMKSQSMSNSNGTPMIEKKPPSNGPVDHPSSSQIYSPVPLTPPADSNKVAFDIGGSAETDLDNKDFDAKNLDCTNALNGNAGIPVSDMCLSQFHTVNKDSGIYKDLLHKLHLAKVGECMGETGDKPIRRNNSYTSYTMAIYGIHGSLKEGEGSRTGLDGEKRRSRYDSYNSYCSAVADGEVGAGDGALAVEIGDETVRRDSLEEEEDELEIDKPEVSTLFQFLQILTACFGSFAHGGNDVSNAIGPLVALWLIYESASVAPKAPTPIWLLLYGGVGICTGLWIWGRRVIQTMGKDLTPITPSRLDQWCQLAGSAPGRPLTGICSGISLLLGL, encoded by the exons ATGGAATCCACTACACTAGCATCTCTAGCAACTGTTACTATGCTAATGGCGGCTACACAGACAGACATGTCTGGTTATCTCTGGCTGCTAATCCTGGGCTTCATCATCGCTTTTATCCTGGCCTTCTCTGTGGGTGCCAATGACGTCGCCAACTCCTTTGGTACAGCAGTGGGCTCTGGGGTGGTGACCTTGCGTCAGGCCTGTGTCTTGGCCACTATCTTTGAGACAGTGGGTGCCATACTTTTGGGGGCCAAGGTCAGTGAGACCATCCGGTCAGGCATCATCGATGTTCACATGTACAATGGCTCAGAGGCTGTGCTGATGGCTGGCTCCATCAGTGCCATGTTTG GATCTGCTGCTTGGCAGCTCCTAGCTTCATTTTTGAAACTTCCCATCTCTGGAACACACTGCATTGTAGGTGCCACAATTGGCTTTTCCATGGTTGCAAGAGGTCATCAAGGAGTCAAATGGCTGGAACTGCTCCGTATTG TTGTCTCTTGGTTTCTGTCTCCTCTTCTGTCTGGCGGCATGTCTGCCATTCTCTTCTACTTTGTGcgcaagtacattttaaataag GATGATCCAGTGCCCAATGGTTTAAGAGCATTGCCAGTTTTCTATGCTGTTACCATGGGAATTAATCTGTTCTCAATCATGTTTACTGGAGCACCAA TGTTGGGATTCAACAGGGTACCATGGTGGGGCACTCTACTGATCTCACTTGGTTGTGCCCTGATTACTGCTGGGGTGGTCTGGTTCATTGTGTGTCCACAGTTAAAGAAGAAGATGAAAA GTCAGAGTATGTCTAACTCAAATGGGACACCAATGATTGAGAAGAAGCCACCCTCAAATGGCCCAGTAGACCATCCCAGCTCAAGCCAAATCTACTCTCCTGTTCCACTGACACCCCCTGCTGACAGCAACAAGGTGGCATTTGATATTGGCGGCTCGGCTGAAACTGATCTGGACAACAAAGATTTTGACGCCAAAAACCTGGATTGCACCAATG CTTTGAATGGCAATGCTGGAATCCCTGTCTCAGATATGTGTCTGAGCCAATTCCACACTGTAAACAAAGATTCTGGAATCTACAAGGATCTGCTGCACAAACTTCACTTGGCCAAGGTTGGTGAATGTATGGGAGAGACCGGAGACAAACCCATCCGTCGTAACAACAGCTATACGTCTTACACCATGGCCATCTACGGAATACATGGGTCCCTGAAGGAGGGCGAGGGAAGCCGGACGGGACTGGATGGAGAGAAAAGGCGTTCACGGTACGACAGCTATAACAGTTACTGTTCCGCAGTGGCCGATGGAGAAGTTGGTGCAGGTGATGGAGCTCTGGCAGTGGAGATTGGGGATGAGACTGTTAGAAGAGACTcgctggaggaggaggaggatgagctTGAGATAGACAAGCCGGAGGTGTCCACGCTCTTCCAGTTCCTGCAGATCCTCACCGCCTGCTTTGGGTCGTTTGCTCATGGGGGGAATGATGTCAG TAATGCGATTGGCCCTCTAGTTGCCCTCTGGCTCATTTATGAAAGTGCTTCTGTAGCACCCAAAGCACCTACACCAATTTGGTTGCTCCTGTATGGTGGAGTGGGTATCTGTACTGGGCTCTGGATTTGGGGTCGCAGGGTCATACAAACCATGGGCAAAGACCTGACTCCCATCACACCCTCCAG GTTGGATCAGTGGTGTCAGTTGGCTGGCTCCGCTCCAGGAAGGCCGTTGACTGGCATCTGTTCCGGAATATCTTTATTGCTTGGTTTGTGA
- the LOC127424372 gene encoding sodium-dependent phosphate transporter 1-A-like isoform X1, with protein MESTTLASLATVTMLMAATQTDMSGYLWLLILGFIIAFILAFSVGANDVANSFGTAVGSGVVTLRQACVLATIFETVGAILLGAKVSETIRSGIIDVHMYNGSEAVLMAGSISAMFGSAAWQLLASFLKLPISGTHCIVGATIGFSMVARGHQGVKWLELLRIVVSWFLSPLLSGGMSAILFYFVRKYILNKDDPVPNGLRALPVFYAVTMGINLFSIMFTGAPMLGFNRVPWWGTLLISLGCALITAGVVWFIVCPQLKKKMKSQSMSNSNGTPMIEKKPPSNGPVDHPSSSQIYSPVPLTPPADSNKVAFDIGGSAETDLDNKDFDAKNLDCTNALNGNAGIPVSDMCLSQFHTVNKDSGIYKDLLHKLHLAKVGECMGETGDKPIRRNNSYTSYTMAIYGIHGSLKEGEGSRTGLDGEKRRSRYDSYNSYCSAVADGEVGAGDGALAVEIGDETVRRDSLEEEEDELEIDKPEVSTLFQFLQILTACFGSFAHGGNDVSNAIGPLVALWLIYESASVAPKAPTPIWLLLYGGVGICTGLWIWGRRVIQTMGKDLTPITPSSGFSIELASAVTVVVASNVGLPVSTTHCKVGSVVSVGWLRSRKAVDWHLFRNIFIAWFVTVPISGLISAAIMALFYYVILPLT; from the exons ATGGAATCCACTACACTAGCATCTCTAGCAACTGTTACTATGCTAATGGCGGCTACACAGACAGACATGTCTGGTTATCTCTGGCTGCTAATCCTGGGCTTCATCATCGCTTTTATCCTGGCCTTCTCTGTGGGTGCCAATGACGTCGCCAACTCCTTTGGTACAGCAGTGGGCTCTGGGGTGGTGACCTTGCGTCAGGCCTGTGTCTTGGCCACTATCTTTGAGACAGTGGGTGCCATACTTTTGGGGGCCAAGGTCAGTGAGACCATCCGGTCAGGCATCATCGATGTTCACATGTACAATGGCTCAGAGGCTGTGCTGATGGCTGGCTCCATCAGTGCCATGTTTG GATCTGCTGCTTGGCAGCTCCTAGCTTCATTTTTGAAACTTCCCATCTCTGGAACACACTGCATTGTAGGTGCCACAATTGGCTTTTCCATGGTTGCAAGAGGTCATCAAGGAGTCAAATGGCTGGAACTGCTCCGTATTG TTGTCTCTTGGTTTCTGTCTCCTCTTCTGTCTGGCGGCATGTCTGCCATTCTCTTCTACTTTGTGcgcaagtacattttaaataag GATGATCCAGTGCCCAATGGTTTAAGAGCATTGCCAGTTTTCTATGCTGTTACCATGGGAATTAATCTGTTCTCAATCATGTTTACTGGAGCACCAA TGTTGGGATTCAACAGGGTACCATGGTGGGGCACTCTACTGATCTCACTTGGTTGTGCCCTGATTACTGCTGGGGTGGTCTGGTTCATTGTGTGTCCACAGTTAAAGAAGAAGATGAAAA GTCAGAGTATGTCTAACTCAAATGGGACACCAATGATTGAGAAGAAGCCACCCTCAAATGGCCCAGTAGACCATCCCAGCTCAAGCCAAATCTACTCTCCTGTTCCACTGACACCCCCTGCTGACAGCAACAAGGTGGCATTTGATATTGGCGGCTCGGCTGAAACTGATCTGGACAACAAAGATTTTGACGCCAAAAACCTGGATTGCACCAATG CTTTGAATGGCAATGCTGGAATCCCTGTCTCAGATATGTGTCTGAGCCAATTCCACACTGTAAACAAAGATTCTGGAATCTACAAGGATCTGCTGCACAAACTTCACTTGGCCAAGGTTGGTGAATGTATGGGAGAGACCGGAGACAAACCCATCCGTCGTAACAACAGCTATACGTCTTACACCATGGCCATCTACGGAATACATGGGTCCCTGAAGGAGGGCGAGGGAAGCCGGACGGGACTGGATGGAGAGAAAAGGCGTTCACGGTACGACAGCTATAACAGTTACTGTTCCGCAGTGGCCGATGGAGAAGTTGGTGCAGGTGATGGAGCTCTGGCAGTGGAGATTGGGGATGAGACTGTTAGAAGAGACTcgctggaggaggaggaggatgagctTGAGATAGACAAGCCGGAGGTGTCCACGCTCTTCCAGTTCCTGCAGATCCTCACCGCCTGCTTTGGGTCGTTTGCTCATGGGGGGAATGATGTCAG TAATGCGATTGGCCCTCTAGTTGCCCTCTGGCTCATTTATGAAAGTGCTTCTGTAGCACCCAAAGCACCTACACCAATTTGGTTGCTCCTGTATGGTGGAGTGGGTATCTGTACTGGGCTCTGGATTTGGGGTCGCAGGGTCATACAAACCATGGGCAAAGACCTGACTCCCATCACACCCTCCAG TGGATTTAGCATTGAGCTGGCCTCTGCTGTAACTGTGGTTGTTGCTTCCAATGTCGGACTCCCCGTCAGCACAACTCATTGCAAG GTTGGATCAGTGGTGTCAGTTGGCTGGCTCCGCTCCAGGAAGGCCGTTGACTGGCATCTGTTCCGGAATATCTTTATTGCTTGGTTTGTGACCGTGCCAATTTCTGGTCTCATAAGTGCTGCTATCATGGCACTCTTCTATTATGTTATACTGCCTCTGACCTAA